Proteins encoded together in one Exiguobacterium sp. BMC-KP window:
- a CDS encoding GntP family permease produces MPLVIVGIGIVALLVLIMGLKLNTFVSLIIVSFGVALLLGMPLDQIVKTIEAGIGGTLGHLALIFGLGAMLGKLIADAGGAQRIAMTLVARFGEKNIQWAVVVASFIIGIALFFEVGLVLLIPIVFAISRQLRVSILYLGIPMVAALSVTHGFLPPHPGPTVIAGEYKANIGEVLLYGFIVAVPTVIIAGPVFTKIAKRLVPESFTRTGNIASLGEQKEFDLEETPGFGISVFTAMLPVLLMSIATIFTLLQETLGWGENSVISAIEFIGNASTAMLISLLVAVYTMGIARKIPMQSVMESCTTAIAQIGMMLLIIGGGGAFKQVLIDGGVGKYVAQLFEGSALSPILLAWLIAAILRISLGSATVAALSTAGLVIPLLEQSDVNLALVVLATGAGSLIASHVNDAGFWMFKEYFGLSLKETFATWTVLETIISVCGLGFVLLLSLVV; encoded by the coding sequence ATGCCTTTAGTCATCGTAGGAATTGGGATCGTTGCGTTGCTCGTTCTCATCATGGGGTTGAAATTAAATACGTTCGTCTCACTCATCATCGTGTCCTTTGGCGTTGCACTGTTACTCGGCATGCCGCTCGATCAGATCGTCAAAACGATCGAAGCTGGTATCGGAGGAACGCTCGGTCACCTAGCACTGATCTTTGGTCTTGGTGCCATGCTTGGAAAGCTGATCGCTGACGCCGGGGGGGCGCAGCGAATCGCCATGACACTTGTTGCACGATTCGGGGAAAAGAACATCCAATGGGCAGTCGTCGTCGCTTCGTTCATCATCGGGATCGCACTCTTCTTCGAAGTCGGCCTCGTTCTGTTGATTCCAATCGTCTTTGCGATTTCACGTCAACTTCGTGTCTCGATCTTATATCTCGGGATTCCGATGGTCGCTGCCCTATCCGTCACGCACGGATTCTTACCACCTCACCCAGGTCCGACCGTCATTGCTGGGGAGTATAAAGCAAATATCGGGGAAGTCTTATTGTATGGTTTCATCGTTGCTGTTCCAACCGTCATCATCGCCGGTCCAGTCTTTACGAAAATCGCGAAACGACTCGTACCTGAATCGTTTACACGGACAGGAAACATCGCGTCACTCGGGGAACAAAAAGAATTTGATTTAGAAGAGACACCAGGCTTCGGCATCAGTGTCTTCACTGCGATGCTACCGGTCCTCTTAATGTCGATCGCAACAATCTTCACACTTTTACAAGAAACACTCGGTTGGGGTGAAAACAGTGTCATCTCAGCGATTGAATTCATCGGGAACGCTTCAACGGCGATGTTGATTTCACTACTCGTCGCGGTCTACACGATGGGAATCGCCCGCAAGATTCCGATGCAATCGGTCATGGAATCTTGTACGACGGCGATCGCCCAAATCGGGATGATGCTATTGATCATCGGTGGTGGCGGTGCATTCAAGCAAGTCTTGATTGATGGTGGTGTCGGGAAATACGTCGCCCAATTATTTGAAGGATCAGCGTTATCTCCGATTCTACTCGCTTGGTTGATCGCTGCGATTCTGCGGATCTCACTCGGTTCCGCGACAGTCGCTGCCCTATCAACGGCAGGTCTCGTCATTCCGCTACTTGAGCAATCCGACGTCAACTTAGCGCTCGTCGTTCTCGCGACTGGTGCAGGTAGTCTGATCGCTTCACACGTCAACGATGCTGGTTTCTGGATGTTTAAAGAGTATTTCGGATTATCATTAAAAGAAACGTTTGCGACATGGACTGTGCTTGAGACGATCATTTCCGTTTGTGGACTTGGTTTCGTTCTTCTCCTCAGCCTCGTCGTCTAA